The following is a genomic window from Nicotiana tabacum cultivar K326 chromosome 3, ASM71507v2, whole genome shotgun sequence.
AGACTTGGCCAGTTGCCTCCTGTTTTCAAGCTCAAAATGGCTGGTTTAGCCCTTGAGAGTTGAGGTGTCACTTTGGGATCGTCAGTGACACTGATTTGGAAACATTATCAAATAAGATGAAATTAGTAAAAGTTCTGTTTATGGGAGAGCACTATTAGCTAGTTAGTGAAAGATTCTTCAACAAGTAATATTTAGTTGGGCCTCCTGTACAAAACTAAAAGTCATTACAATCAGTATGACAAAAggggaaaaaaacaaaaaaaaaaaaaaaaaaaaaagggaagagcTGGAGAAAATTGGCTTAACTAATATTAAAATCAGAACATCAAAGAAAAATGGAGCTGGAAGATTGATGCAGCCTTCACCAAGTAATTTCGTCTCATTAGATCTTCCTCAATACTATTACAAAAGAGATTTCAGGCCTGTTTTGAAACTGTAATTTCTACTTGTATTTGGAAAATCAAGTCCAAACATCTCCTTAGGACCTTTTCCTGGTTCCATCAAACCAACCAGCTTTGCTACCAAATATGCACTATCTGCAATGTGGTTCATATCATCTGTCTTGGTCCATAATTGCTGAGCCAATTGTAACCTCCTTCTTTTGCTATTGATCCCAATCCCCCACTTAAGGTATAGGCTGTCTCGTTCTGCTTCGCTTAACTTTTTCTGCATTTGCTTGCTCAGCATCCTTCTCTCTTCTCGCAGATCTTTCTTGCTGTTTTCCAATGAAACAAGACTTAATGAAACCATATTTCATTTTAATGTTCTATGGCAGTCAATTGCATTTACATTCACGGATCTAATACAAGCCTGAATTGACTAAAGAAGTCGAAGAAATTTGTTAGAAAACTGTATACATGAAAGTACATTAGTGCTCTGCATATCGGTAACATTGGCAGAACGATTAAGGGGTATGTGCACATGAAAACATCAACTATATCATCCTTCAAAGTTCAGACATGGAACATATAGATGTATATGGTATATTGAACATGAAAGTATGAGAAACTCTTAGTCAATTAGCAAACTGTTGAGCTTTTTGTTTACTTTATGCGAGTAAATATAAAGATAGAAATGGAGGTTTATGAACAATTCATTTCCATATGACATGTATGTCTGCTTACACACATCTATTAGCAGGGAAAGACCATAGAGAAAACTTTCAAATGGATGCAAGCAGATTACCTTCCCTCCAGTGACAAAGTCCGACCATTGACCACGGTTTTCTCTCCACGTGAAAATGTGTCCTTGAGGAAGGTTAATCTTCTAATTTCAACCTCCATATATATAGCATCTGTGGAATCACCTTGGAAAAGAAGGAAGAAGTAGGCTCTATGTGCCAAGGAGACATTGCAAGCATGCCAAAGTTCAATAATCTCTTTTTGAAGTCTCTTGAATTCTAAGGGCCAGCTGTAACGACTTTTATAATCATCTTCTACTGGCTCCACTCCAACATCTCTCACACTTTTTGACGGTTTATCATGCTCTAGTTCAGCCTCCTGAACCTGTGACATACACATCACTCACATATTAAAGAAGATTTATGAGGTAGGGGGAACTTAATAAGACGGCAGAGTGAAACCGGAGAGGAAAAAGACTGATACTCACATGGCAATCTTTGACATCCATTTCATATTGAAGCTGATCCATTCCATTCATCCTTGCATCCCGTGCACCATCAGCATCATTGACATCCTCATCAGTTAAAGGTTTCCTTTCTGGAACTTCAAGCTCAACATTGAAGGCACTCTGTGCATGGAAGGTGGAATCATTTCTTGAACACTTAACATCAGAGCCAAAGTTCAGGTGAGAAACTTCCATTTCCGAATCCTGAGGTCTTGCATTGAGACTTCTTGCTGGTTCAGATGGTGGTGTGCTTCTATTTCTGTTGGATTCCTCTAAGCATGGAGAAGATCGATCAGTAATTATACTAGCTTTGCAGCTTTTACTTTTAGATAACTTCAAGTTTCTATTGCACGATCTATCATCATTGAATTCACATTGTGAGTATAATTTTTCTGGAGGAGCATTTGAGGAATGAACACAAGTAAAttctttatcttccttgaactttggtgattcaAGGGCTTGATCAACCCTTAAGAAAAGTGACACCATTTCTCTACTGGATTTCCTTTCTTCCGCGAAAAATGAGGATGACACTGATTCTTGGTCTTCTTTAAAGGGTAATGGTTTCAGTTCCCCGTTTTCCTTATGTGGAGGTGTCACCGATCTTCTGTATCCGTTGTCTGGAGGTACTAATGTTCCCTGATTTGTTCTCTCccgatttacaatggttactaaAGCAGGAAAGCCACCATTTTGTTCAGGAAATGAATAATTGGATTCTTGTGTTCCCTTCACACTCGATTCTTCTGTTTCAATGCAACGAACTTCCTTGCATAGATCCTCAGAAGTCTCATTACTTTGTTTTTCAACTTCATCCCATCCCTGACATGAATCACTTTTGCTATAATTTGAACTTCCAGGTAATAGCATTGGAAATGTATTGTTGCGAAAGATGGTTTCTTCAAACTCCGGCACGTGTATAATCTGATCTTCAGAGCTACTCCTGCTATGTCCAATTGAACGTGTTCTAACATCAACATCTATGTAACGAGTGTCTCTCAAAATGGAAATCTGTTGCATTGGGCTTTGAAAATCTGGTGATCTCTTCACGCGCAAATTTGGGTAGTGTCCTAGACCAACCTATAGAATAAGTACAAAGTGCCTTTTAGCATAGAATAAGCAAATATATAAATGAGGAAGCAAGTAGAGTCTAGTAAACTTTTATATACCTGTATTACATCATCTCCAAGCAGTTTCAACAGATCTTTAACTTGACTCTGAGCAATATCGCGTTGCAAAATTAAGTCCTTTATCTCCTTCTCCAGCTATAGAAGAGGGGAAAATTGACCAAGGGTTCAAGACGGGGACATTAGTGCATTTTTGTAAAATAATCAGGAAATTGAACTCTTAATTTAAGTCAATAAGGATGAGAGATACCTCAAAATAGCATGTCAGGGGTAATATTAAATGCTTCATTTGCAAAAGAATAAAAGCCATTAACATCCTAGATATATAATGGAG
Proteins encoded in this region:
- the LOC107823487 gene encoding kinesin-like protein KIN-7F; translation: MEKMEGGEEVMQGREERIFVSVRLRPLNEKEERNDVSDWECVNDTTIIYKNISLSPSERLIYPSAYTFDRVFSSDCCTRQVYEEAAKEVALSVVKGYNSSIFAYGQTSSGKTYTMTGITEYAIADIYEYVQKHKERDFILKFSAMEMYNESVRDLLSEDSTPLRLLDDPERGTVVEKLTEEILRDWGHVIQLLSICEAQRQIGETAFNETSSRSHQIIRLTIESSAREHLGGDNLGTLLATVNFVDLAGSEGASQSLSAGARLKEGCHINRSLLTLGTVIRKLSKDRTGHIPFRDSKLTRILQPSLSGNGRTAIICTMSPARSHVEQSRNTLLFASCAKEVTTNAQVNVAISDKALVKHLQRELARLESELRYPRACIFPSDYEALLQEKDLQIQQLEKEIKDLILQRDIAQSQVKDLLKLLGDDVIQVGLGHYPNLRVKRSPDFQSPMQQISILRDTRYIDVDVRTRSIGHSRSSSEDQIIHVPEFEETIFRNNTFPMLLPGSSNYSKSDSCQGWDEVEKQSNETSEDLCKEVRCIETEESSVKGTQESNYSFPEQNGGFPALVTIVNRERTNQGTLVPPDNGYRRSVTPPHKENGELKPLPFKEDQESVSSSFFAEERKSSREMVSLFLRVDQALESPKFKEDKEFTCVHSSNAPPEKLYSQCEFNDDRSCNRNLKLSKSKSCKASIITDRSSPCLEESNRNRSTPPSEPARSLNARPQDSEMEVSHLNFGSDVKCSRNDSTFHAQSAFNVELEVPERKPLTDEDVNDADGARDARMNGMDQLQYEMDVKDCHVQEAELEHDKPSKSVRDVGVEPVEDDYKSRYSWPLEFKRLQKEIIELWHACNVSLAHRAYFFLLFQGDSTDAIYMEVEIRRLTFLKDTFSRGEKTVVNGRTLSLEGSKKDLREERRMLSKQMQKKLSEAERDSLYLKWGIGINSKRRRLQLAQQLWTKTDDMNHIADSAYLVAKLVGLMEPGKGPKEMFGLDFPNTSRNYSFKTGLKSLL